One part of the Gammaproteobacteria bacterium genome encodes these proteins:
- a CDS encoding DUF1614 domain-containing protein: MKTPFSPLHLFGFILLIGFLVAFVQVGALTIVFEKLGLSQHSAILLLFSSLFGSAINLPLFSVRAEAAPLDQVPERLRGLLRQAMKEFKGRTLIAINVGGGLIPVAFSFYLMRHHPLPLDQVLIATALVAAVCHAFSRPVAGIGIGMPIFIAPLTAAIVALLINGEQSAPLAYICGTLGVLIGADLLRLGNIRRMGVPIASIGGAGTFDGIFLTGIVAVLLA; this comes from the coding sequence ATGAAAACGCCCTTTTCACCGCTTCACCTCTTCGGCTTCATCCTGCTGATCGGATTTCTGGTCGCCTTCGTCCAGGTCGGCGCACTGACCATCGTCTTCGAGAAGCTCGGCCTGTCGCAGCACTCCGCGATCCTGCTGCTGTTCAGTTCGCTGTTCGGCAGCGCAATCAACCTGCCGCTGTTCAGCGTGCGCGCCGAGGCGGCGCCGCTCGATCAGGTGCCGGAACGCCTGCGCGGCCTGCTGCGGCAGGCGATGAAGGAATTCAAGGGCCGCACCCTGATCGCGATCAATGTCGGCGGCGGCCTGATCCCGGTGGCCTTCTCGTTCTATCTGATGCGGCACCATCCGCTGCCGCTCGACCAGGTCCTGATCGCGACCGCGCTGGTCGCCGCGGTATGTCACGCCTTCAGCCGCCCGGTCGCCGGCATCGGCATCGGCATGCCGATCTTCATCGCCCCGCTCACGGCGGCCATCGTTGCATTGCTCATCAACGGCGAACAGAGCGCGCCGCTCGCCTACATCTGCGGCACGCTGGGCGTGCTGATCGGCGCCGACCTGCTGCGCCTCGGCAACATCCGCCGCATGGGCGTGCCGATCGCCTCCATCGGCGGCGCGGGCACGTTCGACGGGATCTTCCTGACCGGGATCGTGGCGGTGCTGCTTGCATAG
- a CDS encoding SDR family NAD(P)-dependent oxidoreductase, whose product MKSPSPPSILITGCSSGIGACAARGLKARGWRVFATARKAEDVARLGDEGFESLRLDLDDPASIHAAFDAVLAATGGTLDALFNNAAYGQPGAVEDLTRAALRAQFETNLFGTLELINRAVPVMRAQGHGRIVNTSSLLGLVALPYRGAYNASKFALEGLTDTLRLELTGSGIHVVLIEPGPITSRFRANARAAFHRHVDPAASAHRARYEGMERRLTKPGPAAPFTLPPEAVLDKLIQALERPRPRARYYVTFPTHLFAWARRLLPQRLLDRLLRRVSAGENR is encoded by the coding sequence ATGAAATCACCTTCGCCCCCATCCATCCTCATCACCGGCTGTTCCTCCGGCATCGGCGCCTGCGCGGCGCGCGGCCTGAAAGCGCGCGGCTGGCGCGTGTTCGCGACGGCGCGCAAGGCGGAGGACGTGGCGCGTCTCGGTGATGAGGGTTTCGAGAGCCTGCGGCTGGATCTCGACGATCCGGCGTCGATCCACGCCGCGTTCGACGCGGTGCTCGCCGCCACCGGCGGCACGCTCGATGCGCTGTTCAACAACGCGGCCTATGGCCAGCCGGGCGCGGTCGAGGACCTGACCCGCGCGGCGCTGCGCGCGCAATTCGAGACCAATCTGTTCGGCACGCTGGAGCTGATCAATCGCGCGGTCCCGGTGATGCGGGCTCAAGGGCATGGCCGCATCGTCAATACCAGCTCGCTGCTCGGGCTGGTCGCCCTGCCCTATCGCGGTGCGTACAACGCCAGCAAGTTCGCCCTCGAAGGACTCACCGACACCCTGCGCCTCGAGCTCACGGGCAGCGGCATCCACGTGGTCCTGATCGAGCCGGGCCCGATCACGAGCCGCTTCCGCGCCAATGCCCGCGCCGCCTTCCACCGTCATGTCGACCCGGCCGCGAGCGCGCACCGCGCACGCTACGAGGGCATGGAACGCCGCCTCACCAAGCCCGGCCCCGCCGCGCCGTTCACGTTGCCGCCGGAGGCGGTGCTGGACAAGCTGATCCAGGCGCTCGAACGCCCGCGTCCGCGCGCGCGCTATTACGTCACCTTCCCGACGCATCTGTTCGCCTGGGCGCGCCGCCTGTTGCCCCAGCGTCTGCTCGATCGCCTGCTGCGACGCGTGAGCGCGGGCGAAAACCGCTGA
- the acnA gene encoding aconitate hydratase AcnA, translating to MTPTQTNSFKTQATLKIDGKALHYHSLPALAKAGLESAARLPFAHKILLENLLRHEDGVTVKADDIAALCRWDPRATPDKEIFFMPARVLLQDFTGVPAVADLAAMRAALRRLGGDPNRINPFTPADLVIDHSVIVDSYGSESAFRVNAICELERNRERYQFLRWGQNAFNNFRVVPPDSGIVHQINLEYLARVVMTGERGGKQWIYPDTLIGTDSHTTMINGLGVLGWGVGGIEAEAALLGQPSSLLIPQVVGFRLVGEPAPGTTATDLVLTITERLRKHGVVGKFVEFFGPGLTHLSLADRATIANMAPEYGATCGLFPVDAKTVDFLRLSARAQYAPAVEAYYRAQGLWYTPDQAEPVYSEVLEFDLGAVQPCLAGPSRPQDRVTLNNVRASFRKALATHLQAGNDRIDQEALSSWLEEGGNPMMVAPELAHPHEEGGHDPFAKSVKVRNPDGVTYNLCHGSVVIAAITSCTNTSNPAVMLAAGLVARNAVRYGLKTKPWVKTSLAPGSRVVTDYLQAAGLMPYLEGLGFHLVGYGCTTCIGNSGPLPDHIVSAIHAEDLAVAAVLSGNRNFEGRVNPNALANYLASPPLVIAYALAGNLGIDLTRDPVGMDPNGKYVYLKDLWPSRAEVEECVRKFVGEDQFSRIYARISEGSREWNELDVPKGDLFEWDGDSTYIKEPPFFHDMGATPAPVAAIEGARVLAVLGDSVTTDHISPAGSIKKNSPAGKYLIDAGVDPKDFNSYGARRGNHEVMVRGTFANIRLRNLLAPGTEGGVTRHLPDGAQTSIYEAAMQYAQEGVPLIVLAGKEYGTGSSRDWAAKGPKLLGIRAVIAESFERIHRSNLVGMGILPLQFLPGADRASLGLNGEESYTINGLDRLAPGMRITVRAEDTRGGHKEFEALVRIDTPNEIEYYRHGGILPYVLRQTLKG from the coding sequence ATGACCCCGACCCAGACCAACAGCTTCAAGACGCAGGCTACGCTGAAGATCGACGGCAAGGCATTGCACTACCATTCCCTGCCGGCGCTCGCCAAGGCCGGGCTCGAGTCGGCCGCGCGCCTGCCCTTCGCGCACAAGATCCTGCTGGAGAACCTGCTGCGTCACGAGGATGGCGTGACGGTCAAGGCCGATGACATCGCCGCACTGTGCCGCTGGGACCCGCGCGCGACCCCGGACAAGGAGATCTTCTTCATGCCGGCGCGCGTGCTGTTGCAGGACTTCACCGGCGTGCCCGCCGTGGCGGACCTCGCGGCGATGCGCGCCGCGCTGCGCCGCCTGGGCGGCGATCCCAACCGCATCAATCCGTTCACGCCGGCCGACCTGGTCATCGATCACTCGGTGATCGTCGACAGCTACGGCAGCGAATCGGCCTTCCGCGTCAACGCCATCTGCGAGCTGGAGCGCAATCGCGAGCGTTACCAGTTCCTGCGCTGGGGCCAGAACGCCTTCAACAACTTCCGCGTGGTACCGCCTGACAGCGGCATCGTCCACCAGATCAACCTGGAATACCTGGCGCGCGTCGTCATGACCGGCGAACGCGGCGGCAAGCAGTGGATCTATCCCGACACCCTGATCGGCACCGACTCGCACACCACGATGATCAACGGCCTCGGCGTCCTCGGCTGGGGCGTGGGCGGCATCGAGGCCGAGGCGGCGCTGCTCGGCCAGCCGTCCTCGCTGCTGATCCCGCAGGTCGTCGGCTTCCGCCTGGTCGGCGAACCCGCCCCCGGCACCACCGCGACCGACCTCGTGCTGACGATCACCGAGCGCCTGCGCAAGCACGGCGTGGTGGGCAAGTTCGTCGAGTTCTTCGGCCCCGGGCTCACCCACCTGTCGCTGGCCGACCGCGCCACCATCGCCAACATGGCGCCGGAGTACGGCGCGACCTGCGGCCTGTTTCCGGTCGACGCCAAGACGGTGGACTTTCTGCGCCTGTCCGCCCGCGCGCAGTACGCGCCGGCGGTCGAGGCCTATTACCGGGCCCAGGGTCTCTGGTATACCCCGGACCAGGCTGAGCCGGTCTATTCCGAGGTGCTCGAGTTCGACCTCGGCGCGGTGCAGCCCTGCCTGGCCGGCCCCAGCCGGCCGCAGGACCGGGTAACGCTCAACAACGTGCGCGCCTCCTTCCGCAAGGCGCTGGCGACCCACCTGCAGGCGGGCAACGACCGCATCGACCAGGAAGCGCTCAGCAGCTGGCTCGAGGAAGGCGGCAACCCGATGATGGTCGCCCCGGAACTCGCCCATCCGCACGAGGAAGGCGGGCACGATCCCTTTGCGAAGAGCGTGAAGGTGCGCAACCCGGACGGCGTCACCTACAATCTCTGCCACGGCTCGGTGGTGATCGCGGCCATCACGAGCTGCACCAACACCTCGAATCCCGCGGTAATGCTCGCCGCCGGCCTGGTCGCGCGCAACGCGGTCCGGTACGGCCTCAAGACCAAGCCGTGGGTCAAAACCAGTCTCGCGCCCGGCTCGCGCGTGGTGACCGATTACCTGCAGGCCGCGGGCCTGATGCCCTACCTGGAGGGGCTCGGCTTCCACCTCGTCGGTTACGGCTGCACGACCTGCATCGGCAACAGCGGACCGTTGCCCGACCATATCGTCAGCGCGATCCACGCCGAGGACCTCGCCGTCGCCGCCGTGCTGTCGGGCAACCGCAATTTCGAGGGCCGCGTCAATCCCAACGCGCTGGCGAACTACCTGGCCTCGCCGCCGCTGGTGATCGCCTACGCGCTGGCCGGCAATCTCGGCATCGACCTGACGCGCGACCCGGTGGGCATGGATCCGAACGGCAAATACGTCTACCTGAAGGACCTCTGGCCCTCGCGCGCCGAGGTCGAGGAGTGCGTCCGGAAATTCGTCGGCGAGGACCAGTTCAGCCGCATCTACGCGCGCATCTCCGAAGGCAGCCGCGAGTGGAACGAGCTCGACGTGCCCAAGGGCGACCTGTTCGAGTGGGACGGCGACTCGACCTACATCAAGGAACCGCCGTTCTTCCACGACATGGGCGCGACGCCGGCGCCGGTCGCCGCGATTGAGGGTGCGCGCGTGCTGGCCGTGCTCGGCGATTCCGTCACCACCGACCACATCTCGCCCGCCGGCTCGATCAAGAAGAACAGCCCGGCCGGCAAGTATCTCATCGACGCGGGCGTCGATCCGAAGGATTTCAATTCCTACGGCGCGCGGCGCGGCAATCACGAGGTGATGGTGCGCGGCACCTTCGCCAACATCCGCCTGCGCAACCTGCTCGCGCCCGGCACCGAGGGCGGCGTCACGCGCCACCTGCCGGACGGCGCGCAGACCTCGATCTACGAGGCGGCGATGCAGTATGCGCAGGAAGGCGTGCCGCTGATCGTGCTCGCGGGCAAGGAATACGGCACCGGTTCCTCGCGCGACTGGGCCGCCAAAGGCCCCAAGCTGCTCGGCATCCGCGCGGTCATCGCCGAGAGCTTCGAGCGCATCCACCGCTCCAACCTGGTCGGCATGGGGATCCTCCCGCTGCAATTTCTGCCCGGCGCGGACCGCGCCTCGCTCGGCCTGAACGGCGAGGAGAGTTACACCATCAACGGCCTCGACCGGCTCGCGCCCGGCATGCGGATCACGGTCCGCGCCGAGGACACCCGGGGCGGACACAAGGAGTTCGAGGCCCTCGTCCGCATCGACACCCCGAACGAGATCGAATACTACCGCCACGGCGGCATCCTGCCCTACGTGCTGCGGCAGACGCTGAAAGGGTGA
- a CDS encoding PilZ domain-containing protein has product MHIEHIELRKNLRISINMDISYSSPNPGDAGKPATLLDVSENGAGLVLDEPLNLNQTLRLEGYGEWEEPRDAKVRWVRKANEHYRVGVEFIDKP; this is encoded by the coding sequence ATGCACATCGAGCACATCGAGCTGCGGAAGAATCTCCGCATCAGCATCAACATGGACATCAGCTACAGCTCTCCGAACCCGGGGGATGCCGGCAAGCCGGCCACCCTGCTCGATGTCAGCGAAAACGGCGCCGGCCTGGTGCTGGACGAACCGCTCAACCTGAACCAGACCCTGCGCCTGGAAGGCTACGGCGAATGGGAGGAGCCGCGCGACGCGAAGGTGCGCTGGGTGCGCAAGGCCAACGAGCATTACCGGGTCGGCGTGGAGTTCATCGACAAACCCTGA
- a CDS encoding ChaN family lipoprotein produces the protein MACLAGGVLAALAGCAGGAHGVHGMQHGAHSVSPPAAPEASAIQPVSAAPALDLKRMATLEDIAPALAARRVVYVGETHDRYAHHLVQLEIVKAMHAAHPRLAIGMEMFQQPFQAYLDDYVAGRLSEREMLVATEYYRRWRYDYRLYAPILRYARENGLPVVALNVAGDLVEQVRAHGLDGLDAADRARVPAEIERGNADYEARLREIFEQHPHTKGRGFERFLDGQLLWDEGMAERAARYLKEHPEDAMVVLAGSGHLAYGDGIPERLERRVPVAGAIVVNGWEGEITPEVADYLLLPAPQSLPAPGRLGALLTPGKHGLEVESCVADSACAAAGIRRGDRLLAIDAVPVSDIADVSTQMWDRKPGDVVTVSLRRDRWFAPAREWEVEVSLR, from the coding sequence ATGGCATGTCTGGCGGGAGGTGTCCTCGCCGCACTCGCGGGCTGTGCCGGTGGAGCGCACGGCGTCCATGGCATGCAGCATGGCGCGCATTCGGTGTCGCCGCCCGCGGCGCCGGAGGCGTCCGCAATCCAGCCGGTCTCCGCGGCGCCGGCGCTCGACCTGAAACGGATGGCCACGCTGGAGGACATCGCGCCGGCGCTGGCGGCGCGGCGCGTGGTCTACGTCGGCGAGACCCATGACCGTTACGCGCACCACCTGGTCCAGCTCGAGATCGTCAAGGCCATGCATGCGGCGCATCCGCGCCTGGCGATCGGGATGGAGATGTTCCAGCAGCCGTTCCAGGCCTACCTGGACGACTATGTGGCGGGTCGACTCTCCGAACGCGAGATGCTGGTCGCCACCGAATACTACCGGCGCTGGCGCTACGATTACCGTCTCTACGCCCCGATCCTGCGCTATGCGCGCGAAAACGGTCTGCCGGTGGTGGCACTGAACGTCGCCGGCGATCTGGTCGAGCAGGTGCGCGCGCACGGCCTCGACGGACTGGATGCCGCGGATCGCGCCCGCGTGCCCGCGGAGATCGAGCGCGGGAACGCGGACTACGAGGCGCGGTTGAGGGAGATCTTCGAGCAGCACCCGCACACGAAAGGCCGCGGCTTCGAGCGCTTCCTCGACGGCCAGTTGCTGTGGGACGAAGGGATGGCCGAGCGGGCGGCGCGGTACCTGAAGGAACACCCGGAAGACGCCATGGTGGTGCTGGCGGGCAGCGGTCATCTCGCCTATGGCGACGGCATCCCGGAGCGGCTGGAGCGCCGCGTGCCGGTGGCGGGCGCGATCGTCGTGAACGGCTGGGAGGGCGAGATTACGCCGGAGGTGGCGGATTATCTGCTGCTGCCGGCGCCGCAGTCCCTGCCGGCCCCCGGTCGACTCGGCGCCTTGCTCACGCCGGGCAAACATGGCCTCGAGGTGGAATCCTGCGTCGCAGACAGCGCCTGCGCCGCCGCCGGCATCCGGCGCGGCGACCGCCTGCTGGCGATCGATGCCGTGCCGGTATCCGATATCGCCGACGTCAGCACGCAGATGTGGGACCGCAAGCCGGGCGACGTGGTCACGGTCTCGCTGCGGCGCGACCGCTGGTTCGCGCCGGCGCGGGAGTGGGAGGTCGAGGTGAGTCTGCGCTGA
- a CDS encoding pyridoxal-phosphate dependent enzyme, with protein sequence MGMPTLAELRAAAERIAPHAVRTPVLRGRGGLDELAGAALFFKCENFQRCGAFKFRGALNVVLSLTAEALAAGVATHSSGNHAAALALAARIRGVPAHVVMPENAVATKRQAVLAYGAHVYDCAPTLAAREETLAEVVRETGARFVPPYDDWGIIAGAGTAALELLDEIPGLDLVLAPVGGGGLVAGSAIATRALNPAARMIAVEPAGADDARRSWLAQRRVPQLNPVTIADGLRTSLGERNFQVMQACVDDVVTVSEEAIVRAMRLLWQRLKVVVEPSAAVPFAALLEGCVDAAGKRVGVILSGGNVDLDALPWRRAV encoded by the coding sequence TGCGCGCCGCCGCTGAGCGCATCGCGCCGCACGCGGTGCGCACGCCAGTGCTGCGCGGGCGCGGCGGGCTCGACGAGCTGGCCGGCGCGGCATTGTTCTTCAAGTGCGAGAATTTCCAGCGCTGCGGCGCGTTCAAGTTCCGCGGCGCGCTGAATGTCGTGCTGTCGCTGACGGCGGAAGCGCTGGCGGCGGGAGTCGCGACGCATTCCTCCGGCAATCACGCCGCCGCGCTGGCACTGGCGGCGCGGATCCGCGGCGTGCCGGCGCACGTCGTGATGCCTGAAAACGCGGTGGCGACGAAACGGCAGGCGGTCCTCGCCTACGGGGCCCACGTCTACGATTGCGCCCCCACGCTCGCGGCCCGCGAGGAGACCCTGGCCGAGGTGGTGCGCGAGACGGGCGCGCGTTTCGTGCCGCCGTACGACGACTGGGGCATCATCGCGGGCGCCGGCACCGCGGCGCTGGAGCTGCTGGACGAGATCCCCGGACTCGACCTGGTGCTGGCCCCCGTCGGTGGCGGCGGGCTCGTCGCCGGCAGCGCGATCGCGACCCGGGCGCTGAATCCGGCGGCGCGGATGATCGCCGTCGAGCCGGCCGGCGCGGATGACGCCCGCCGCTCCTGGCTCGCGCAGCGGCGCGTCCCGCAACTGAACCCGGTCACAATCGCGGACGGGCTGCGGACCTCGCTCGGCGAACGCAACTTTCAGGTCATGCAGGCCTGCGTTGACGATGTCGTGACCGTGAGCGAAGAGGCGATCGTGCGGGCCATGCGGCTGCTGTGGCAACGTCTCAAGGTGGTCGTCGAGCCGTCAGCCGCGGTCCCGTTCGCCGCGCTGCTGGAGGGCTGCGTCGATGCCGCGGGCAAGCGGGTGGGTGTTATCCTGTCGGGCGGCAATGTCGATCTGGATGCCCTGCCATGGCGGCGGGCGGTCTGA